The following proteins are encoded in a genomic region of Fervidobacterium pennivorans DSM 9078:
- a CDS encoding CPBP family intramembrane glutamic endopeptidase, with protein MRKSKQVLLYVLSIAFVVLWMQYSTHITISIEKLINGGEFFQRSIGSPFFKDNMLNFIYGLLEPAVNTFFYFLLSITVVYLSNTKEGLKNYFGEISSLFTKKPIKSLLFGLYVPFLTHVTVILLPGIHIASLFYVKSQVDIIEGWLFWLEILQVFVLAFYEELIIRVFIYKGYSKALNNTFALLFSLSLFTILHENRLGGIGLNGLSDFQLYMIQVPYYFSAGFLYIYLLDSRQSFWTSLGAHFSVNYFFARALNADLEDGIFVIILITISQTIYVLLDYFARYKFGEKISEEVKTL; from the coding sequence ATGCGTAAATCAAAGCAAGTATTACTTTATGTACTTTCTATAGCTTTTGTCGTCTTGTGGATGCAGTATAGCACGCATATAACCATTTCGATAGAGAAACTGATTAACGGTGGAGAGTTTTTCCAACGTAGTATCGGTTCTCCATTCTTTAAAGACAACATGCTTAACTTTATTTACGGACTTCTCGAACCTGCCGTGAATACATTTTTTTACTTTTTACTATCGATTACCGTTGTATATCTTTCAAATACTAAAGAAGGCTTAAAAAACTATTTTGGAGAGATTTCTTCTCTATTTACAAAAAAGCCAATTAAATCGCTATTATTCGGGTTGTACGTTCCATTTCTTACACACGTTACGGTGATACTACTTCCTGGAATACATATCGCTTCGTTGTTTTATGTAAAGAGTCAAGTGGATATAATTGAAGGTTGGCTCTTCTGGTTAGAAATACTGCAAGTATTTGTATTGGCTTTCTATGAAGAATTGATTATAAGAGTTTTTATTTATAAAGGTTATAGCAAGGCTTTGAACAATACGTTTGCACTTCTGTTTTCTCTGTCTCTATTCACAATACTTCATGAAAATAGGTTGGGTGGTATTGGCTTAAATGGACTGAGCGATTTTCAACTCTATATGATACAAGTACCTTACTATTTTTCTGCTGGATTTTTATACATATACTTGCTCGATTCACGACAAAGTTTTTGGACATCTCTTGGTGCACATTTTTCTGTGAATTATTTCTTTGCAAGAGCACTGAACGCTGACCTTGAAGACGGGATTTTTGTTATAATCTTGATCACAATTTCTCAAACTATTTATGTTCTATTGGATTACTTTGCAAGATATAAGTTTGGTGAAAAAATTTCAGAAGAAGTGAAAACACTATGA